ccagtgcacctactcgggaagtcaggatgtgcaagtggaggctgaggtgtatactgtggcgccacctcttccagtagtagaGCAAGGGCCATTTGACCTGGAATTGGTCATTGCAACAGGTACTGTAGGGGGTGGGGTTCCAGATAGTTTGATTTGCTGATCAATACCAGAATGGCTTGAAGGTTCTAAAGCTGGGTGGATTTGAAGCCAAGAAGACTATGTGGTTAGGGGGCATTACCTAACAGCAGTATCACACCCTCCTTTCCATCATCAGCATCCACATAGTAGGAGCCATAGGAGGGATGATGACTACCCATTGACCAAAACTCTGAGGGATCCTGTGGCTGTGGAAGTGCACATCGTGAACAGGACTGACCCTAACCTTGTGCTGACTCTTGGAGACTGCTGGGTCACCCCAGGACCTTCTGCTTCCAGCCAGCCCCAGTGGAGCCTTCTGGTTAATGGGTAGGTGACCCACCCCTGTAATGGGGAGGTGAGGTTGGCTGTTCCGTGCTAACTGGGGTCTGCTTTTCCTAGATGCCCATACATGGGACGGCTATTTGACAAGCTTGGTGAGtggacagcacatctggagtggcctacccaagtcattacaagagatttgtgtttgagatgtttgcttttgtggATCCTGTAGCTCAGCACGCCTTGGCCTAAAAGATGGGTTGTGATGAAGGTGAATCCTGTGTCTTGTGCTGTTCTGTGGTTTTATATTGTCCTTTTTGAAATGCCATCGCTTAGGCCACTACAGTGTAAGTTTGTCTGCTGTTTGGGTTTCTGTTGTTGCTTCCTTTACTTTCTGCAgatcttcatctactgtgttgCTGCTGCCTGCTATCCCTCCTCACAGGGCAGCTATGAGTACAGGGGCCTGATGCAAAGTGAGTTAACTAGTCATTAGGTACTCTTGTggatatatttgaatatataatcCGTATTTGGAATGCAGAATGGTTTAGTTTACAAAAATTGATTTGTGGGTAGCTTGGTGTATTAAGTGGTGGGTGCTGGGCTTCCCTTTCTAATGCAGGGTCTTATTGGCCATTTTGTAATGGCttccctttttttctctctccctcctACTGGGTCCGGCAGATTTGCAGACAAGTTGGCACAAATTGCTTCATCCAGGAGGAATGTGCTCCTTAACTGTGGTCCTGTTTTGGAGGCTTACCAGGTGCAAACCTCTAACCTGTAGGATGAAGGAAATCACTTTGAATCCCAGGACATGGCTTTTTGTTTAATGCTGATTGGAGAGTAAATTTCCTTTTGTGAGGAGTTTCAGCTGGCAAAGAGCAAATTTGAAGTCTTAATAAAATTATGGTTGCCGACTTGATTTGTCTGGTTTTTGGCCAAACTAGAGCAGCGCCAAATAAGGGGCAGGTGTGGGTGGTTTTTTAGGAGGGAGTTGCCTCAACCCCCCCTTCTGTACTTTAGCCTTTTAAAAGGATAAATACTGTTAGTAGTGGAGCCCCAAGGCTGGTACTTCTGGGGTGGGAGCAGCTCGTCAATGGGGGGGGAGGGGGTTGGGGGTGGGGTATAGTGTCTGTGCGCAGTGCATCTTGATTTGCATGACGAAGGGTTTCAGCCTCATTTCACACGGCTTAAGCTTTTGGGAAAGAATTGTAGTAGTAGTCCGTCTACTTTTTGGCATTTGAATTTTTAGTGAAAATGAGgaataaagattttaaattaataaaatcggATTTTGttaattctatggtaacaaatagcagtcggCCTTAAAATTAGACATTTATGGATTTATTTGCGATTCAATTGAAAGTGTAATggtttagatgatgaaaatgcgTCTGTTTGAAACCGGAAGTACTTTTGGGCGATTTTTTAGCGACacgtgcgaacagtcctcctcacaacacatccaTCGATCGATCGGCCctgaagttacactggcatcagtAGAGGTTggtgtgggtgttttttttttttcgggatGAGGCCATACAGGGAAAACTGAGTCACgactttcaggtaaaaatacaagcatgGCAAACtgtgcttcattgatgtagctttttttattaaaatgaacgtTTTATTTACTGCTACATAAAGGGcgttgtcgtttttttttttctgataaaacaaAAGGTAATGGTTTTGCCTTTCTCGCACCCCTTATGATTTAACAAAAATGTCTTAAATGAgatttttctgaaaaatgttaaATGCCAAAATACACGGACCTTCTCGTGTGGTTTCTTCTCCCCAGCCTCTACATTCAAACTCTGATTATCTGAACGTCCTGTGGTTTCATGTTAGTTGATGTCTATTGGTCTGGctctttagtttttgatttttgagatgGGGCGTAATCCGCACATGGTGAAGGAACAAAATGCATTTCTCCTTTTATTGTGGCTCGTTTGGCCGGGTTTCTACTACACTGTGCGCGACGCTTGCGAGCGTTTTGTCCTTTTTATACCCATGTGCGTATTTTCGTAAAACAGGATGAtaccaccaggtggcagtgcgagatctCATCAAGGTGAGAACGGTCGACTTCGCTGTGTGGGGAATTGCCTGAAACTCCCACTAAATCGAACACCTTGCCACAATCTCTCTGAAACGGACGGACGTTTAATAATTACATCCATCATCAAGGGATGCCCTCTTTCCAGCAAGTatcgggcacgaggcagaaaccaTCCTTGGACTGGGCATCAGCACGTTGCAAAGTGAAGAGAAGCACTCGCGCTttactggcgtcattttagtgtacccaaatcttatggcgcttttccactgcatagtacggcacgacacggttcagttcagctcacttttggggcgtttcCACTGGTAACAgcacctggtacctggtcctttttttagtaccacctcagccgaggttccaagcgcgccgaaccattaccaaaacgtgacgtgtaaactctgctggtcactgattggccggagaaaaatcgtcattactgcgtcactggctattcttttctttaaaggtacacacacgcggaagtttgtgtcgcgTCTCTCCATaactggacgcagtttgttgcataagtggatggatgtttctttagacattcgaaagttctccagccactgagtgtttgtaaaaccgggaacaatcacatcccaccactctgaggcacggttaaatgtctaaacagatggtctgttgcggcgacttttttgcaaaatgtggaagatctgtaatatacagaatcagcattttaatgttacactggcagttaagttcattttatgctttgcaacagtgataaaagttagctagtgatgtactttttttagatgcttacccttgcgcgtcgtcgaggctaaagtgttgtcgttgtctgcgtgttgttataaaagttccacggtgtcacggcagtagaggcggcgcaactataacgacacgtgaataatcccgcccactctaaagcggcactaaactgcagtcgaaatgcaaaccgagccgaactgagccgaaccaaggtgagctgtactgaaccgtgctgtgccgtattatgcagtggaaaagcgcctttaatGTCTATAGAAGGAACCTAGaatccactgtggaaacccaccagggacACATGCAAGTTAGAGccagggaataccagcgatgtgACTTCCTGCGAGTCATCAGCGCTATACCAGGCGGCCCCACATGTGTATTAACAGTTCATTATTAAAATTAAGCTAATTtatctataaaatataatatacattaatGCAGTTCATCAAAAAGTGATAAAGTATAAATCTAACGATTGTAAATatcatataaatgtaatgtggtttgtgtggtgattgctgctgtcagctcAAGAAGCCACAGAAGCAGGTATTGATTAACAAGGTCGGTTTTAaaatgacgtttacgacggtctgctttaatgatatactacgagattaaagtggacatttcgacaTTAAAGCTGATATTTCAActttttcattacaaaatacaattttacaccatttttttcccccctgcgGCTCAAATAAACTGCTGTACTTCCTAATACTGGAAAATGAGACGGCGCAGAAGATGGTACGTGGGACTTAATGTATCGTGTCTTTACGATGGGGTaaatgcgacgcttgaatataaaatcaccacgaatgcatttgtatgtcggcatttcgCTTCTCCCCATCCGTCATGCGTCAAACATCGCAAAAGGCACAGCGATCCCGGAGGATCCcgaaagcagctttctgtcacatgtagatagtaaacagagactctgacgtcactttccgacttttatcacactgcgacCCCACGACGTTGTGCTGGGACTGCAACTCGTGCGCActtcgcgttaatttctgaggacgcgtcaaatgaatgccTGGTACCCATGATGCGTGCTCGTTCGCGTTCTGAGAGTGAAGTATAAacgtaaaagttaaaataaatattacttaaGGAGAAAACTCATTTGGTGTGCTTCAACTTTTActaaagcacatttctgcttgttTAAGTGTCCTTACATCctggtgttttctttcttttaaagtacACATCCTTGTTCAATGGACTTGATGGAGGTTATGCTACTGACAAACCCCAAGGTGTTGAAACTTGAAAGCCCCTCACTCATCTTCCCCTCTCCCACTACCATCATTATGGATATCACATATGTCAATAGTAACTCAAGTGCAGGCATTgaagtagaaaataaaaatccGAAACTTTACATTGCGTCAATTTAAagctcatttttttcttcttttagggTCGGTGCCCCAATAAATATAGCTGGTGGGGCATTGAATTTTCACATGTGCCGATTCCAGTCCAAATAAAGTGGACagtgtttaaaatttaaaggcagtaaATATGAGTATCCACCAGAGGGCGCCCGCTCTCTGGGAATACGTTCGTTATAGAGACTGCAGCTTTTTACTTGGCTCAGATTCCAAAACAGGAACGTGCATCTGCCAAACATGGGATTCATTCATTGAGACCCTCTGAACAGTACCTACAGTGACGGCCCCTGGCCATATGTTGAACAAACAGGGGGTACatccgcactttttttttttttaaggttaccTGAGTTGCCTCCTCTTGTCTCTTCTCATTTCCTTGTCTGGTTGCTTACACGGCTGTAATGCTTTGTCCCTGTCGGCTGGCGTGTATGGCTGCAGCTGTTATTTATTGATCGGCTCAGTTACttatatctctctttctctctctctgtgtttatacatatatatatatatatatatatatatatatatatataatccaatgtctgtctgtccgcttttcacaagagaacggATTGAGATCAGGTCTTTCacacattccagttgattttgcgacttctctcatcacagtaAGTATCGCAGTTCACTTCCAAGATCGACTTATTCATACCattctgagacagaggctgcgggccgaggggaggggcaagtgggcggggccctcctcactcccgCGCCAGTCTCCggtcgagtcgctctacctctcgccatgtgttggagtgttctttgtctccgcttagctagcCATACGTGTTTCTTTATTGATATttcaagtttgtcctgtttcactacaatgTGGATGGAGCGGCGGGGGAACgactagttttaaataaaataaaatctaaggaATAAACCTCACACATCACGGTGGCACACTGCGTGAGGTTTATCACTCGATTGGACAAGCTGGGTCATTAAGTCAAGTGGTAACCCATCATAGACACATCCGCGATCATAGAGTTTAAGATGCACTACAAGCGGAAGAGGCTGGCAGCATCATGTTTGTTATTCTAGTCCTCCTGTGACGGTCATTGGCGCTCGTGAATCAGTTCCTATGTCAAGTTTTTTATTTAGAGAAATCagaaaaaattgtgttgatgggaagctaaatttagagtgtaattgtccGTAGGATGCAAAAGCATTATCTATATtcagatctctaaatgatttaatcccagtGGTGTCCCAAACATTAAAACCTGTCTAAgtttgagaggatggaaaaaggtTATTATGTAGTGTCACACACTcgtgctcatgggaggcagataaattaaacaaaagagaGGTAACTCCACGCCAGGCCAGTGGGTGGCAGGGGGCACTAAACCTTTCTCTTTAATCTCTGCAGACCGGACACGGGACAATCTGCTTGGTTCAGGCCTAATGAAATCACTTCAGGTTCTGGGCCTCAATTACATCATTTCCAGTGGCTGTGTTCTTAGACCAAATTGTGAACAAGCcctgcactgccttggctgacatgagTGGTCTCAGCATGCTTTACGgttggcctgacacaggactgatggtagcgccgctcaccttttcctctcaaacaatcagaaaggggattcataaGAGACAATGACTTGACCCCAACAGTCCAATctcagaatatcagtctgtctctgatgtttttctttgctgcccttctggATGCCCACCAgtccatcctccaaaagtcttcgcctcactcacacctgcctgctgccattcattCCTAAGCGAGCTCTGTGCTGGTGGTCCCCCCTTACCATCTCCCCAATCCTGAGCCATGAATAAAGGATGGGACCAAAACagcctccgagagcaacttctcccaactatccaagaacagtttggtgaccaacaattgTCGGGGTTTATGATGCTCCAGAGTCTGTCACCTCTTGagactcctagagccttcttcAACGTGACAGACAGAGTAATCAGCTTTATTACAATTAACAGTCATGCGGACTAAACCCAATTAGgccaaactgagctgagcccCAAACAGGCGACACGTCACAGTCCATATcatcatttcttatcatcttcACCTCGCTCAACACAGCTCACTCTCTGCTTAATCTGACTCTTCACTCCAGCTGATCCATTGCTGGCCCTCTCAGAAACCTCCAATATTTTTCATGGTGTGCCAGTCATTATCTTTTTCTTGCTTCCCTTATTTCCTAGCTGGTCAGTATTCCCCCTTCTCCGACCTCAGGTTGTTTCCATTCATCGTTCTCCCCCTTCTCCCTCCCTTTTGAGTTTATTAAAAATTGGTGGTTTCATTCTGAGCTCAATTAAATAAAGTGATATGTCATAcacctttatttaactatttgcttggtaTACCTGATTTGTGTTAAAGCTCACACTAAATTTAATGCTTGAAAGTTTTATATCTACTTCTGCTAATATGTgtataaattactttttattttccatacaatgaacaatccagcatgatggagcacagggccataaggcaaaagtgacaactaagtggctcggggaagcaaaattttgggtccatggccaggaaactccccattgagatGTTATGGTCAATCCTCGGTTGGCGGGGGGCAAACAACAACCAAACAAgggaggtcttgaaaaagaaagaagggccaactcTACAAACATGGACTTCATGGAAttgccaataaaagcctttgaaattctgaactgcttgtcattctaTTTCAGtttaccagagaaacatctgacaagatctaaaaacactgaagcagcagacttggTGAACACCAACACTCGGGTCATTCTCAGAAcattcgctctctctctctctctgtctcagctGTCTCgctctccactctctctctctctctctctctgtctccagcccacgctctctctgtctctctgtctctctctctctctctctctctccagcccactaagtctctctctctctcaaaatcttgggtccatggccaggctctctctctcttgagatGTCCAGCCCACgccggtctctctctctctcaaacaaCTCTCTGTCTCCAGCCCACGCTCGCTCTCTACACTCTCTGTCttgccaataaaagcctttgacaTTATGAACTGCTTGTCATTCTGTCTCAGTTTACCAGcccaacatctctctctctctctctgaacactgaagcagcagacttggTGAACACCAACACTCTGGTCATGCTcagaatctctctctctctctctctctctgtctccagcccgcgctctctccctctctctctgtctctctcgcgctctctccctctctctctgtctccagcccgcgctctctctgtctctgtctctctttctctctgtctccagcccatgctctctctctctctctctgtctccagccttttgtctctctctctctctctttctctgtttcaTTGCACCAGTTTGAGCTATAGCCTTGCAAGGCGATCGCTGtacattcacttttttttaatgagttttaagcacgggggaaaaaaaggagcatttgaaaaatctgtaatacaaaaaccataaaccaccaagaaaactaaccttgcatgagtcaagttctggcatgaagtgaggaggacctgggtggagaggaggttacagttttgagggagagtctggctccgcgctggagtgatgttttccttcaggtgttttctctcttgtgatttcttgggtttctgttttttttagctctttagctggtgggagtgaaagcctcatgcagtcattccaaaacaaagtccttgtgacccaacccttcatgtttgccctccTCATTACTTGGAGTCTGTctttgtttaccagtttactcgtttaccaatttgagaaatTAGGGTtttaagcagcacaatgtaaacaattttttccacctcttccagcacttgagggctctgcctggttaacgctgtaactccgtttgcaacatcagctgctttaatagattctttctgctttagcaTAGTCGGAATCATAGGTTTTGCCTACTTGTACTCTTTgtcaagatcagtaacacgaacgacacgctcatacttttcaataatttctttctttacttcgatttcaattttctgcaaaactttcttctcaccactcttcacttgctaagaagccatggttaactgcataGGTACACGATATACTGTttagcacaaagagatcacagataaagcatgcacgtctgactgagaacaatgaacaagaAGCGGCTCAACACTAAATACAGTAATTGTGCTCtgtttcatttcccttccagtttgtgcgcactgatgatttccgcacgtgatgatttgttctcggtcagacatgtgtgcatgctttcgctgtgaaaTCTTTGGCACCATTCGAacggaaagggaaactggcttgttcatataccaagtgtgtggtcatgaacagaggcaaaagtttggcaaacattttggtcgtaaaccgagttgtatgtgtacGAGGcgtaccgagacgttcatgaaccgaggcaccactgtatataaatcaaGTAAATGATCAAGGGCTAGGTGAAGAACATCAAGGGCTTATGTTGTGCCCCTCGGACCTCGGATGTCTACGGCGGCCCCCGGAGGGCAAGCGGCAAATAAGAATTTGATGACTTTCGGGGTTTTGTGAGGGGTAAGACAATCAAGTCATGTCTTGTTTTATAGTGGGTGTCACTTTTCTTTACATTCTTAAGCCACATTCACCTTTTTCATTTTGCTCAAACCAGCACCGCGGTCCCTTCATTTCACAAGCTTGTCTGTTTTTCCTCCTCTCTCCCAGTCTTAAGATGAGAAGAATGACAGCAAAGACACACTTGAGTGTTTTACTGGTTGTCAGATGGAAGGAGGGAATAACTAGAATACTACATTAGATTAGTGAAAGGAAAACTCTCTGTGATTCATCAACGGTATATCGTTTCACGAATATCTAGTGGTTTGTCATTCGCTAGATGAATTCGTGCTTGGACAGACTGACTAAATTTACCACACAATCAAGCGGCGACCAACAGACATGTCGGCGATCCATTGAAGAACTACAAACGAATGAGGCCGTGGCGGGATCAGCGGGTTTAGCACTCACGTGGAGCACAATGCTGAATCGATTCGTTTGTGCTCGCCGATGGATTCACACGAAGCACTAAAAGAAGTCTTATAGAAAGAAGTAGCTAATCATGAAACTGTAAAAATACATCGCCAAGTAGAAATGTAACTAAATGGAAGGTTGAGATATGTGTTataaaatgtaatggagtaaaagtAAAAGATTCTGCAGATaaatcttcttaataaaattacagaaaaaaacaaacagtagtaATTCTACTTGTTACTTTCCACCACTGCTGCCCACTTGCCTTGAGAtgccaacaaaaaaacaaaaatcttgacCAGTGTTAACCTCTTACACAAAATATTTGACGAACAAAAGCTTATTTCAAAGCAACTCTACACTCGGTTTATTACACCTCCATTCCAATAAATGTTTGAAGACTTTTttgaagtaattttatttatttatcttattatgggctacattttttttttttttttatcccaggaCTCATCTCATGCTATATGTCACTGCAAAGTCGTTGATTGTCAATTGACAAATGTTTTAGTTATTAACCCATCAGTAGAAATAAATGCACTTGTGAAAAGTTACATAAGGTAAAAAATACATGGAAATTGAATTTAGCCGCTTTTAAGGGCTTTTTTGTATTCGGTTATTTAGACACGGACAGGTTCGTGGACAAACGCAAAAGAAAGGACAGGCACACGCATCAGTAAAAGAAACTTTCATTTTTGAAACGATGAGCCCCCTGTTCTACTTTCCGATGACATCGCGATGCCCTTGTGTGTGAGAAACGAAAGTGGGGCGAATCAACGAAGAGAAGTCCACACTGCACCAGGGGTGAAAATTTAAAGGCTCTGAACACtatctaaatcaaaataagtctaaaaaaaaaaccctttattaACCACAGCTAATGAAAGTATTTTAATAACTGGATTCACAGCACTGTGACGCACTGGTGCGCGACTGCATACCTTAACGAGGTGCATCGTAAATGAGTCCGTTAATTGCTAGGATTCGCCGTTGTCGGGAAACTCATCTCCAATACTAGAACAACCGTGctaaacaatgaaatgaaataaagggttaaaatgaagtgctaaaaaatgaagagagaaagagaaaattggGAAATAGATGTTAAAAAAGTTGAACAAAAACAGTGAAAGagcacaatacattttttttttaatggagaattttttttttatatgtcatTTCCGCAAGgattttcaaattaaacaataCGGCTGATCTAAATATTAGTCATTAAGTCTccagaattcaaaaacgttttgtattaaaaaaaaaaaaaaaagcattcagcaAGACCccctttcttttaatttatttatcagtACTTACTTAACGGGTCATTCCCAAGCCTTACAAATCCCCTCTTTAGAAATACTCGTACCCGTAGCTGACATGTTTCTCCTCTTTTTCTTAGTTGATATTTAATGATTTCCATCACTAATTTAACAGATCGCACTGCTGAGCGGTCACTTACACGCGGTCATCCACTGCACATATCAGTCCGATGCCGTGACGTGCTGATTGATCAATAAAGCCGCACGAGCAGAAGGCGTGCCTCCGACTTACCGCGCCTTCTCACTTCACTTGCGCGCGCCGCCGCCGCTGATGATTTAAACCTGCGCTCGCGCGCTCTTTTGCTCATCTGGTGTTTCTGTTTGGCGAATTCTCAGCATGGCGCGTTTAGATTGTTGGTGCTATTTCTGGCTTGTCGTTTATTTGACGGGGGTGCAGTCTGTTTATGCGGCGTCAGGAGACGTGACCAAAAAATGCGATGGTGACAAGACGATGATGCTGTCATTTGCCGGCTCTCAGAACGTTTTTCTTCAAAGTGAGTGCGGCGTGTCCTCGGCACTGTGACTTGTCAGCGCCTGCGTATTCTAGTAAAGCTGGTAAACTATCTTTTAGAGACGAATGGTGGACTGGTAAAGGTGACCAACAATCTGCCAGGATTTATCATCCGTGAAAAGTCGGGCAGCACCACACTAACTGTGCCCTTTTCTTCAACGTACGGTTATGCGTCTGAGAAGGTGAGTAGCGCCGACGCTTCAGCCGTTggttgctgttttaaattaagttGTATGTCATTTGTGGTCTGAGCCTCTTCTGCTCACTTTAGAGCTCCCAATACGTCGTGACCATTGCTGTTGGATCTCGCTCAAATCTGAAGACCTTCACATGCCCTAAGCCAGGTATGCTTCTGTTCAGGGTTGGAACATGgagtgtcactttttttttttttaaatgtgtggttttatttattttattttttattatttattttttttttttaaaaggtcgTCGAGTTCTTAAGCTTCCGGCTGATAGATGTGCAGTTGTGGACCGAGAGAAACTCCCTTGTGGAGGGTCTTCATCCATCACTCAAGCAGACTGTGAAGCCAGCAACTGTTGCTATGATTCAAGCAgcagagcaccagtccatgctACTATGCCAATGATGGTGGGTGGTGGAGTGTGAGTGGGTAAAAGGTGGCTGCTACTGGATATTcatgtgtgtgtttgctttggccagtgactgtgcagtgcaccatggatggccagtttgtggtggtggtgtctgAGAATGTGACCCTTCCTCCCCTGGATCTTGGGTCCATCCACAGTTGGTGGACAGCAGTTCCCAGCTGCAGCCCTGTGACCATCCTGTCCAGCTTTGTCATGTACCAGTTTCCAGTCAGTGCCTGTGGGAGCACAGTTCAGGTGAGACTCCATCTTGGTGATACGTAGCAGCAAGCACTCCAGGTTAACCATAGCAAGCTAGAGAGCTGTGTAATCTGATCTCCGTATTAGATGTGGTGGATGTAATATTTAGTCCTCCATTCTGTAGTTCATCTGCCCTAGTAAAGGGATGAAGTTTGTCCTAAAGTTGTTGGACCATACACACCTTAGAATTACTGCCGACTATGAAGTCCGTGCAGGTGGTTCCATTTCTAGGTTAACAACAAGACATTTCTAATCTCCCTATTTCAGCTGGCTGGTGGCAATGTGACATACCAGAACACTATGTCTG
This genomic window from Polypterus senegalus isolate Bchr_013 chromosome 4, ASM1683550v1, whole genome shotgun sequence contains:
- the LOC120528305 gene encoding zona pellucida sperm-binding protein 4-like — its product is MDGQFVVVVSENVTLPPLDLGSIHSWWTAVPSCSPVTILSSFVMYQFPVSACGSTVQLAGGNVTYQNTMSAAIAVRTGPDGSITRDSVYK